A stretch of DNA from Thermococcus sp. Bubb.Bath:
TCTCATCGTCGGCCACGGCTTCAGGAGCATAACGGGAATTCCCGTGCCGATCAACGTGAACAGGGAGGGTTCAAAGGTGCTTCAGTACATCCCAGGAGTGGGGAGGAAGAAAGCGGTGCAAATACTATTCAAAAGGCCATTCAAGACAGAGAAAGAGTTCATGGACATGCTCGATGATAACACGAGAAGGATTCTAGAAGGAAAGATAGAAATATAAGGCTCAAACGAGCTTCTTCTCCTTCAGGACTTTTTCCATCCTGTCCATGGCCTCTTCAAGCTTCTCGTAGGCCGTGGCGTAGCTTATCCTAATGTAACCTTCACCGGCCTTTCCGAAGGCACTTCCGGGAACTACCGCAACCTTTGCCCCCTCCAGCATGAGTTCGCTGAACTGGTGGTCGGTCAATCCAGTGTCCTTTATCCTTGGGAAGATGTAAAAGGCACCCTTGGGCTTTACCGTTGGGAGGCCCATCTCGTTAAGCCTCCTCCAGACGAGGTTCCTTCTCCTGTTGTACTCGTTCCTCATCTCCTCCACTGCCTTCCAGCTCCTCGGGTCTTCGAGGGCCTTGGCCGCCGCGTACTGGACAAAGGTAACGGGGCAGGTGGAGTTGTACATCTGGAAGCGCGTCATCTTCTCGATTATCCACGCTGGGGCGGCTACGAAACCGAGGCGCCAGCCGGTCATGGCGAAGGTCTTGGAGAAGCCGTTGACGGTGATGGTTCTCTCAAACATCCCGTCGAGGGAAGCGATACTGTGGTTCTTGACACCATCGTAGACGAAGTGCTCGTAGACCTCGTCGCTGAAGATTATAAGGTCGTGCTCGACCGCGAAGTCCGCTATTTCCTCAACGTCCTTCTTCGTCAGGACAGAGCCCGTCGGGTTGTTAGGTGTGTTTATGATGAGGGCGCGCGTCTTTTCGGTAACATGCTTCTCAAGGTCATCAACGGAGAGCCTGAACTCGTTTTCCTCATAGGTGGGGACTTCCACGGGCTTCCCTCCGGCTAAGACCACGGCGGGAGCGTACGTAACGAAAGCAGGTGAGGGTATTAGAACTTCCTCGTTGTCCTTCAGGAAGGTTGCAAGCCCCATGAGAAACGCCTGGTTTGCTCCGGTGAGTATCATTACCTCCGTCTTTGGGTCGGCCTCGATGCCGTTCTGATTCTTGAACTTTCTGGCAACTGCTTCCCTCAGCATCGGCAAACCTGCGTTCGGGCCGTAATGTGTCATTCCCCTGTCGAGGGATTCTTTTGCATACTCTTTGATGTTCCCCGGCGTGTCGAAGTCGGGCTCTCCAATACCGAGTGAGATGAGACCCTCCATCCCTGCGGCGAGGTCAAAGAGCTTCCTAATCTCAGAAGGGTTGACGAGTTCAAGCCTGTCGCTCAGCGCCATGATCATCACCGAAGACCCTACGGGCCAATGTTTATAACGTTACCTCAACGAAAAGATGGACATCGAAGGATGGGAAAGTTCCTCAATGAATGAAATCAGCACAACGATTTTGTGACGGGTCGGGCAGTGGTGAACATTGAATCTCCTCCAAAAGCAGGCCATATCCCGAAAGCCCAAAAGAACAGCTTGGAAAGAACCAAATAAGGTTTAATTGCCTCCTAGAGTCTTATTGGAACATCCATGGAGCAGCTATAGTGGTCGTGCTCCTTCCAGCTTTCAATTCTCCTAGAGTCTTATTGGAACAAAAGCAAGCACGACACGAACAACAAAGAGAACAAAAGGTTTCAATTCTCCTAGATTCTTATTGGAACCTCTACCACAGGTAACAGCGAGAGACCTTCCCTAGCACCTTTCAATTCTCCCAGAGTCTTATTGGAACTTATTGCAACATCATCATGTTCACAGTTGCTAGACTAAACTTTAGCTTTCAATTCTCCCAGAGTCTTATTGGAACTCGCTATGGTTTACGGGCTTAGCATAGAAGAGGCGACTTTCAATTCTCCCAGAGTCTTATTGGAACCTTCCTTCACTTAGCATCACCTTGAGGAAATAATGAACTTTCAATTCTCCCAGAGTCTTATTGGAACGCCGCAGCGGCAACTATGAATAAAAACGCAAAACCCGGCTTTCAATTCTCCCAGAGTCTTATTGGAACCTTTTCTACATAAGTGTGGTCAATTCTCCCTTGTGAACTTTCAATTCTCCCAGAGTCTTATTGGAACCTTAAGTTCCTCGACGGTTACCAGTATGATTTAATTACTTTCAATTCTCCCAGAGTCTTATTGGAACTTTCAAGAACAACCTGAATAACCTTGCGATTACCATCTTTCAATTCTCCCAGAGTCTTATTGGAACCTATGGTCTGGGCAATCTCCGGGGCGTAGTTCCTCACTTTCAATTCTCCCAGAGTCTTATTGGAACTCCATTACATACCATCCCCTATTACTGGGTTGGTTTCACTTTCAATTCTCCCAGAGTCTTATTGGAACGTATTTGTTGTTATCATATAATTGGACGTTATCAGACTTTCAATTCTCCCAGAGTCTTATTGGAACTGGCCGTTAGCAAAGTAGCGGAGGGAGCGGAGAATGCTTTCAATTCTCCCAGAGTCTTATTGGAACATCACGTTCACAAAACCACCCGGTAACAGCTACATGACTTTCAATTCTCCCAGAGTCTTATTGGAACAGATATCTATCGTTCCAGAAGGGGGTACGGTTCTCCCTTTCAATTCTCCCAGAGTCTTATTGGAACAGGGTAAGTTTTCCCTTCTTTTGCCCAACAAAAGAATGAGAAGCCCTTAATCTTATAAGCCTTTCCCCGAAGGGGACTTCACAAAGCCGCCAGAAGGCGTGGATTAGACGCCTAAGAAGTGTTGGTTTGTTTGGGGATATCCGCGCAAATCCGGGATTTTCTGTGTACGAAGTTGATCGTGAAACTTCCAGGAGTTGATGAGGGCTTTAATTCTAGTATACATGATTTAAACAGTCTGGATTTGGAAAAAGAACAAATTCCATGTGGATAGCCCATTATGGGGCTTTTTCCACTCTTATTTCGATAACCCAAAAGAATTTCGTAATAATTTGCTAAAATTTTGTAACATCATGTTCCATAACAACAAAGTGTTACTAAAGAGTTCCAGGGGAGCAGAAAGACCCCAATTTAGAGGTAACCTTCTAAAAGGGAATTAAAACTAGAAAAAAGGATTCTCAGCGTGATACGACGAAATTCCCAATCACTAAGAGGTCAAGGTTAGCGTTCCTGAAAGTCCGTACTGCATCACTTGGTGAGCAGACTATCGGCTCTCCGTGCATATTGAAGCTGGTGTTGAGCACTGCGCCGACCCCTGCTTTTTTATTGAATTCTTTAATTATTGAATAGTATAGTTCATTGATTTCCTTCCTTACAGCCTGTGGCCTGGTGGTCCCGTCAACGTGGACAACCGCCGGAGCTATTTCCTTGAATTCCTCGCTGGCAGTATAGCTCATCGTCATGAACTCGTTGGGCCTTCCGTCTAGGTCTTCAAGGTATTCTCCTGCCTTCTCCCAGAGCATGGAGGGTGCAAAGGGCTGGAAGACGTCCCGCTTAAGGGCGACGTTGAGCCTCTCCTTAACATTTTCATCCCGCGGGTTGGCCAGAATCGAGCGGTTGCCCAAAGCTCTCGGCCCGAACTCTATTCTCCCCTGTAAAAGGCCTACGAGCTTGCCCTCAACAAGGGCGTCGGAAACGAAGCCGGGGACATCGCTTATCTCCTCGTACTCAACACCCTCTTCCTTAAGAACGCTCTCTATTTCCTCGTCAGAGTACTCGGGCCCTAGATAAACGTTCTCCAGCTTGACGGGCCTCCAATTGCCATTGAGCTTCTCTAACTGGGCCTTAACGAAGACCGCCGCCCCGAAGGCGAGGCCTCCATCGTCCATCGCAGGGAACACCCAGAGACTGTCATCCCCAAAGACGTGCCTCAGGACGGCGTTGGCCTTGACGTTCTGGGCAACACCGCCGGCGTAGGCCACAGGTATGGAGTATCCCTTGAGCCTGAGGCCGAGCTCCTCAATGATCTTCTCAAGGTGAGCTTGAGCGCTGGCGGCTATCTCTATCGCCCTCTTCTGGAGCTTGCCGTCAAGCTTTCCATGCTTCATCTGGGTGGCTATCTCCTTTGCATGCCTTATGGGGTACTTAAACAGCTCAGCGAGTCTTCTCGTTGCCTCAATGCCGACAACTTTAAGGTGGTTCTCGAAGGTCAAGCCATTGAGCTCAATTATCGAGCTTAAATCGTAGGTGGGCTTTCCGTAAGCGGCGAGACTCATCACCTTACCCTCGTGCCTCATCGGCTTGAAGCCGAGGAGTTCAGTAACAGATGCATAGAAGTCGCCGAGGGAGTCAAGGTAGGTACTCTGGGCTATCCTGACCATCTCACCATCCCTGGCAACGTAGATGGACGAGCTAAGTCCGTCGCCGGCGGCATCGATGCTCAGTGCCACCGCGTCTCTCCACCCGGAGGTGTAGTAGGCTGAAGCCGAATGGGCGAGGTGGTGCTCTACGAGGAGGACTTTCCTTTTGAAGTCCGGCCCGAAGATAGCCCTCAGGTTCTTCTCAAGCTCAATTAAGCGGCCCTGCTTTCTGAAGATTCCCGCGACGGCTATGACCTCAACGTCCTCCGGGCTGGCCCCGCCCATTTCAAGTACCTTCCTTATGCTCCGCTCCGGGAAGCCACGATATTTCTTGACCCTGTTGAGCCTCTCCTCATTTACTGCGAAGATTTTCTCGCCGTCTACCAGAACCGCCCCAGCATCGTGGCCGTCGTGGACTCCAAGGATCATTTGCCTCCACCGCAAAATTTTGAAGTAAGATAATCTCCTCCTGATCCGGAATTCAAAAATAGGGGAAATCAGAAGGTTCTAGCGAATCTCGCGATAAATCTCGCCTCCCTGCCGCAGACCGGGCACTTCTTGCCCTCGATACCTTCCTTCGCCTTCTCCTCTGGATATGGGATTCCGAGCATCTTGGCGTCGAGCTCTTCCTCCATCTTGAGGCCGCACTCCTCCTCACCACACCATGGAATCTCGACGATTCCGCGCCTGTCCTCGAAGACTGCCTTGGCCTCTTCGATGGTCTCAACGCGCTTGATGTGGCTCTCCAGGAACTCCTTCGCGCGGCTGTAGAGGTTCTCAATTATCTCGTCGAAGGTTCTCCTGACGGCATCTATGAGCTCGTCCCTCTCAACGACCTCCTTGGTGAGGGTGTCGCGCCTCGCTATGACGGCCTTCTTCCCCTCCACGTCCCTCGGGCCGACCTCTATCCTAACTGGGACACCCTTCAGTTCCCAGTCGTAGTACTTCCTGCCGGGCCTTATGTCGCGCTCGTCGACGTGAACTCTTATTCCGGCTGTTCTAAGCTCCTCTGCTATCTCGCGCGCGTAGGCGAAGACGTCGGCTTCGGTATCCTTCTTCGGTATCGGGACGATGACGACCTGTATCGGTGCTATCGTGGGTGGAAGGACGAGGCCGTTGTCGTCGCCGTGTATCGCCATTACCGCGGCCAAAAGGCGCTCGCTCATTCCGAAGGTTGTCTGGTGAACAAATTCGTGCTCTCCCTCCTCCGTCTCGTACTGGATGTTGTAGGCCTTCGCGAAGTTCTGCTTGTAGTTGTGCATGGTTCCTATCTGGAGCGTCCTGCCGTCGGGCATCATTACCTCGGCACCGAGGGAGTAGTAGGCGCCGGGGAACTTGTCCCACTCGGGGCGCTTTGAGACTATGTAGGGAATCGCGAGGAACTTTGCGAGATTGTCGAATATCTCAAGGTCCTCCTTTATCTGCCTCTCAGCGTCCTCGTAGCTGTCGTGGGCCGTGTGGGCCTCAAAGAACCTGCTTATCTCCCTGACGCGGATGAGGGGCCTCGTGTGCTTGGTCTCGTAGCGGTAGGTGTTGACTATCTGGTAGACCTTGAAGGGTAGGTCAGCGTGGGACCTTATCCAGAGGGAGAACATCGAGTACATAGCAGTCTCGCTTGTGGGCCTGAGGATAAGCCTGATGTCCAGCGGGTCGTGGCCGGCGTGGGTGACCCAGTATACCTCACCCTCGAATCCCTTTATGTGGTCTGCTTCCTTCTGGAACTCGGTTTCGGGGATTAAGGCCGGAAAGAGAACCTCGTTGTGGCCGGTTCTCTCCATCTCCTCATGGATGAAGCGCTCGATGTTGCGCATGATTTTAAGCCCGTACGGGAGCCAGATGTTCATCCCCTTGACCGGATAGCGCTTGTCCTGGATTCCAGCGGTCTCGATGAGCTCGTTATACCACTCGCTGAAATTCTCGCTCCACTTTTCTCTCTTAACTTTACCCGCCATCTGCACCACCTAGGCGTTGCAGGGAAAAGCACTTTATTAAGTTTTTTTCGATTGAAGCCGATGACAGAAAAAGTTGGGAGAAATAACAGGAGAAGCCTAAAACTTCAGAACCCTCTGGAGGACTATCAACGGGTCCCAAACCGGAGCGAAGGGCGGTGCGTAGGCTAGATCTGTGAAGAAGGCATCCTTCGTTGTGAATCCTGCAGTGAGCATGGCGGCTGCCGTGTCTATCCTAGGGAGTATCTCGGCGCCGACGGCCTGGACTCCAAGGAGCCTGTTCGTCTCGTTGTCAACCACACCTTTTAGCCATATCGGTCTCGCTCCGGGGTAGTAGTGGGGCCGTGTGGTGGATTTAATGAAGGCGCTCCTGACGTCGTAGCCTTCTCTCATCGCCTCAGTTTCCGTCAAGCCGCTTTTGCCTATCTCCACGTCGAAGAACTTGGTAACGCTCGTTCCAAGGACGCCGGGGAAGTGTATCTCCTTCCCAGCAATGTTGCTCCCGGCCACGTAACCCATCTTGTTTCCAACGGGGGCGAGGGGTATCCAGACGCGCCTTCCCGTAATCAGGTGCCTCGTCTCGGCAACGTCTCCGGCTGCATAAATGTTCTCAACGCTCGTTTCCATCCTCTCGTTTGTCCATATTGCTCCTGTCTCGCCGATTCTGACACCGATTTCCTTGGCAAGCTCGATATTGGGCCTTATCCCAGTTGCGACGACAACCAACTCGGCCTTGTACTCGCCGGCGTCAGTGATGACCTTCTCAACCCTCTCGCTTCCTTCGATGCGGAGGGTTATCTCCTCAGTGCGGAGGTTTATCCTCTTTTTCATTTCCTCTTCCAGGACGTCGGTTATCTCTTTGTCGAAGGCCTTGGCCATAACCCTTTCGTTCCTCTCAATAAGGGTCACGTTCATCCCCTGGGCTGCGAAGGCCTCCGCCATCTCAACGCCGATGTATCCGCCCCCGATTACAACCGCACTTTTAACTTCGTTGGAACCTATATACTCCCTAATCGCAACGGCATCGGGCGGCAGGTCCGCGGTGAACACGCCCTTCAGGTTCATTCCCCCTATCGGCGGAACCCTCGGCGAGGCGCCGTTGGCGAAGACCAGGTAGTCCCACCCGTAGATGTGTTCGCCGTCCTCTTCCCTGACCCTAACGCTGCCCTGCTCGACCTCTATCACCTCCGCCTTCATGTGGAGGTCTATGCCGCGCTTCTTGATGAAGACCTCGGGCGGGTAGTGCATGAGCTTCTCCTTCTCTGATATGCCTTCAACAACGTAGGGGATGCCGCATGGTGCGTGACTGACCCATTCAGTAGCCTCGAAGACCTTGACGTCCCATTCCGGCTTGAGCCTCTTAACACGGGATGCGGCACTCATTCCGGCCGCTCCGCCACCTATGATGACGACCGTCTTTCTCTCCATCACCATCACCGGGGGAGGTTCTGAGCCTTAAGTTAAAAATGTTGGTGGGCAGAAAAGAGAAGTATCAAGAGACCAGAGGAAGCTTCACCCATTCTAAGACGCTTCCGTGGCTCTTCTTTATCTCCACGTGCTCAACGAGCTCCTTAAACTGTCCTCCTGCCAAACCGTCTCCGATTATTGCGCTTCCCTGGGCGGCCTCCTTTGCCTTGCCCTCAAGGCCCCTCTGCTTGACCACCGGGAGGCCAAAGCGCTCCTTGAAGAGGTCTTCAACGTCCTTTCTAAGCTCATCTATGCGCATCAGCCTGCCGGATAGGATTATCTCCTTTGCATCTCCAACGACAGTGAGCTCGCTCGCCACTGCCTTTACAAAGCCGTCTTTCATGGCCTCCCAGGCCTTTGCGAAGGGCTCCTCATCGAGTCTCCTGGCGAACTCTTCTGGAGGGAGTATCTTCTCTGCGGCGATTATGGTTGCCCCACCCCAGAACAGGTGCCACTTCTTGATGTGGCTCATGAGATAGGCCACCTCGCCGTCGAGGGCACCGCTGTTCACGTAGGCCGGCCCGGGGAAGATGGTTCCACCGATGCCGTCCACTATCTTTCCGCCCTTGACCGCTCCGGCGTAGTTGTAGCCGAAGCCGACCTCAAGGAGGGCGAATGAAACGTCGGAGTAGCCAATACTGAGCCTCTTGGCCTGATCATAGATTCCGAGGACCGTTATCGCGATCTTGTCGGCGGTACCCATGTCCACCTTGTTGTACTTCCTCCACTCCGGAACCGTTGGGAGGTGTATGACGCCGGGGATGAACCAGACGTTCATGCCCTTCTCGGCCATCTGGCTTACCATCTCCTGGAGGCCGATGAGGACGGGGATTTCCTTCATCTCCTCCTCCCAGACGAGCGTCATCTCGAAGCGGTCTCTATCTGTGAGCTCGCTTATGTGCCTGAGGGGAACGCCGTAGCCGCTCGGCCCAATGATTATGTCGGCGTTGAACTCCTCTATTGCCTTCACTATCCTTCCAGGGTCTTCCGCAACGACCTCGCTTGGATAGCTGAGGTCGAGCTTTACCTTGCCGTCTTCAAGGCCAATCACATCGAAGCTCTTGGTTCCGGGGTCAACGCCTATGACTCTCATTGCACTCCACCGGAGGGAGATACTCCGGTAATTTAAAAATTTAAGTGCTTTTTCAGGTCTTCCTTAGGACTATCTCGTAGCTTCTTTCACCTTTTATCACACTGAGAACGAGGCTCTTGTCATAGTCCAGGAACTTGGCCCCTGTGATGGAGTAGCCCTCCTTTTCAAGGAACTCCTTAAACTTCAGGCCCAAGTCGCCGAAAAGCTCGGCGGCTAGGGTTGCGAGACTTGGTTCCTCCACCTTCAGCTCCGAATGGTACTTCCTCGCGAGCTCAAAAACATCCGCTTCATCCGTCATATGTATCACCACACTGATTTCTTCACAAACCTTTTTATTCTCTTCCCACATACCCAACCACCGGCTGGAGGTGTGGAAGATGAAGTTCTGCCCGAAGTGCGGTAACCTCATGCTCCCTGACAGGAAGCGCAAGGTGTGGGTCTGCAGGGTATGCGGCTACGAGGAGCCGTTTGACGAGGAAAAGGACAAGGAAAAAACGGTCATCAAGCAGAAAGTCGAGCACAAGCCCGACGAGCAGGTGGTCGTGGTGGACAAGGATGTCAAGACTCTCCCGATAGCCCACGTAACGTGCCCCAAGTGCGGAAACGACACCGCCTACTGGTGGGAGATGCAGACCAGGGCCGGAGACGAGCCGAGTACGATATTCTACAAATGTACCAAATGCGGCTACGTCTGGAGGGCCTACGAGTGAGCGATCTGGAGCGTGAGGCCATCCTGCGGCTGGCCGAGAAGGCCCTTAAGGAGCTGGAGGAAGCCTACCGTAGGGTTCCAGATGTTGACAACGGAAAAGCTTATTTATTCCGGGGAAAAGAGAGGATTAGGCTGATGCTTGAGGTACTGAGGGATAATAAGGAGGGGTGAAGATGGCGTTTGAAATCGTTTTTGACGATGCCAAGGAGTTTGCTGACCTGATAGCCACTGCCAGCAACCTTATCGACGAGGCTGCTTTCAAGATAACCGAAGAGGGCATTGGAATGCGCGCGATGGATCCGAGCAGGGTCGTTCTCATAGACCTTAACCTCCCCCAGAGCATATTCTCAAAGTACGAGGTGGAAGAGGAGGAAACCATTGGAGTCAACATGGACCACTTCAAGAAGATACTCAAACGCGGGAAGGGCAAGGACACCCTCGTCCTCAGAAAGGGCGACGAGAACTTCCTTGAGATAACATTCGAAGGCACCGCCAAGAGGACTTTCCGGCTCCCGCTCATCGACGTTGAGGAACTTGAGCTCGACCTTCCGGAGCTTCCGTTCACGGCTAAGGTCGTTCTCCTCGGTGAGGTGCTCAAGGAGGCCATAAAGGATGCCTCCCTAGTCAGCGACGCCATAAAGTTCATGGCAAAGGAGAACGAGTTTGTAATGAGAGCTGAGGGAGAGACAAACGAGGTCGAGATAAAGCTAACACTCGAAGACGAGGGCCTTCTCGACCTTGAAGTCGAGGAAGAAACCAAGAGCGCCTATGGAATAAGTTATCTCGCCGACATGGTGAAGGGCATAGGAAAGACCGATGAGGTCACCGTTCGCTTTGGCAACGAGATGCCCCTCCAGATGGACTACTACATACGCGATGAAGGAAAGCTGACGTTCCTGCTGGCTCCCCGCGTTGAGGACTGATTTTATTTCCTTTCTTCAACTTTGAGAATCCTTTGAACGGCGGTGGAAGCAATGGACATCATCAAACTCAGGGAGATGCTCGAAGGGGAGCTTTCAACTCCTGATCTCGCCCAGATTGAGGACTCTTTCTACGAGGATTTCGACAGCCTGATGAAGGCCCTCCGGATTGGGGCGGAGAACTCCAGGGAGCGCGGCGAGGAGCTGGAGGAGGGACTCTATCTGGAACAGCTTAAAATAGCCGATGCCCTCATGAGGGAGATAATCCGGCTGAGACTCCATAAACTGGTTGATATGGTGTTCACCGGCTCTGGTTCTCCTGGAGAACTTGCTGAGGAGGAGAGAAAGCTGTTCCTGATCCTCAAGGCCTTTGTGGAGCGCGAGGAATTTGGGAGGTTCCAAGTTTCCACAGAGGAAGAGGCCCCTCATGAAGAGTCTTCAGTTCTGGAAGAAACTTCCTCTGCGGAAATGGAACCGGTTAGGGAAGCTTACATAGTGTCCGTTGACCTTCCGTCAATCTTGGATACCCATCTTGAGGAGTACGGTCCAATATCCGCGGGAGATCTCGTTGTCCTTCCCAGGGAACTTGCAAAAGTGCTCGTTGAAAGGGGAGTCGCCCATAGGGTGAGGATCTCCGTTTGAGTTTGTATTTCTCATGACTTTCTTGATGTCTTCTGTGCTCATCTCCTTCATCGAGAACTAGGGGGAATATCCTTAAGAACTAAATAGAGTCTAGAAAATTCTACAGATGTAGCACTG
This window harbors:
- a CDS encoding carbamoyltransferase — translated: MILGVHDGHDAGAVLVDGEKIFAVNEERLNRVKKYRGFPERSIRKVLEMGGASPEDVEVIAVAGIFRKQGRLIELEKNLRAIFGPDFKRKVLLVEHHLAHSASAYYTSGWRDAVALSIDAAGDGLSSSIYVARDGEMVRIAQSTYLDSLGDFYASVTELLGFKPMRHEGKVMSLAAYGKPTYDLSSIIELNGLTFENHLKVVGIEATRRLAELFKYPIRHAKEIATQMKHGKLDGKLQKRAIEIAASAQAHLEKIIEELGLRLKGYSIPVAYAGGVAQNVKANAVLRHVFGDDSLWVFPAMDDGGLAFGAAVFVKAQLEKLNGNWRPVKLENVYLGPEYSDEEIESVLKEEGVEYEEISDVPGFVSDALVEGKLVGLLQGRIEFGPRALGNRSILANPRDENVKERLNVALKRDVFQPFAPSMLWEKAGEYLEDLDGRPNEFMTMSYTASEEFKEIAPAVVHVDGTTRPQAVRKEINELYYSIIKEFNKKAGVGAVLNTSFNMHGEPIVCSPSDAVRTFRNANLDLLVIGNFVVSR
- the proS gene encoding proline--tRNA ligase; amino-acid sequence: MAGKVKREKWSENFSEWYNELIETAGIQDKRYPVKGMNIWLPYGLKIMRNIERFIHEEMERTGHNEVLFPALIPETEFQKEADHIKGFEGEVYWVTHAGHDPLDIRLILRPTSETAMYSMFSLWIRSHADLPFKVYQIVNTYRYETKHTRPLIRVREISRFFEAHTAHDSYEDAERQIKEDLEIFDNLAKFLAIPYIVSKRPEWDKFPGAYYSLGAEVMMPDGRTLQIGTMHNYKQNFAKAYNIQYETEEGEHEFVHQTTFGMSERLLAAVMAIHGDDNGLVLPPTIAPIQVVIVPIPKKDTEADVFAYAREIAEELRTAGIRVHVDERDIRPGRKYYDWELKGVPVRIEVGPRDVEGKKAVIARRDTLTKEVVERDELIDAVRRTFDEIIENLYSRAKEFLESHIKRVETIEEAKAVFEDRRGIVEIPWCGEEECGLKMEEELDAKMLGIPYPEEKAKEGIEGKKCPVCGREARFIARFARTF
- a CDS encoding DNA polymerase sliding clamp — encoded protein: MAFEIVFDDAKEFADLIATASNLIDEAAFKITEEGIGMRAMDPSRVVLIDLNLPQSIFSKYEVEEEETIGVNMDHFKKILKRGKGKDTLVLRKGDENFLEITFEGTAKRTFRLPLIDVEELELDLPELPFTAKVVLLGEVLKEAIKDASLVSDAIKFMAKENEFVMRAEGETNEVEIKLTLEDEGLLDLEVEEETKSAYGISYLADMVKGIGKTDEVTVRFGNEMPLQMDYYIRDEGKLTFLLAPRVED
- a CDS encoding transcription factor S; this translates as MKFCPKCGNLMLPDRKRKVWVCRVCGYEEPFDEEKDKEKTVIKQKVEHKPDEQVVVVDKDVKTLPIAHVTCPKCGNDTAYWWEMQTRAGDEPSTIFYKCTKCGYVWRAYE
- a CDS encoding DUF1464 family protein, with protein sequence MRVIGVDPGTKSFDVIGLEDGKVKLDLSYPSEVVAEDPGRIVKAIEEFNADIIIGPSGYGVPLRHISELTDRDRFEMTLVWEEEMKEIPVLIGLQEMVSQMAEKGMNVWFIPGVIHLPTVPEWRKYNKVDMGTADKIAITVLGIYDQAKRLSIGYSDVSFALLEVGFGYNYAGAVKGGKIVDGIGGTIFPGPAYVNSGALDGEVAYLMSHIKKWHLFWGGATIIAAEKILPPEEFARRLDEEPFAKAWEAMKDGFVKAVASELTVVGDAKEIILSGRLMRIDELRKDVEDLFKERFGLPVVKQRGLEGKAKEAAQGSAIIGDGLAGGQFKELVEHVEIKKSHGSVLEWVKLPLVS
- the cdr gene encoding CoA-disulfide reductase; this encodes MERKTVVIIGGGAAGMSAASRVKRLKPEWDVKVFEATEWVSHAPCGIPYVVEGISEKEKLMHYPPEVFIKKRGIDLHMKAEVIEVEQGSVRVREEDGEHIYGWDYLVFANGASPRVPPIGGMNLKGVFTADLPPDAVAIREYIGSNEVKSAVVIGGGYIGVEMAEAFAAQGMNVTLIERNERVMAKAFDKEITDVLEEEMKKRINLRTEEITLRIEGSERVEKVITDAGEYKAELVVVATGIRPNIELAKEIGVRIGETGAIWTNERMETSVENIYAAGDVAETRHLITGRRVWIPLAPVGNKMGYVAGSNIAGKEIHFPGVLGTSVTKFFDVEIGKSGLTETEAMREGYDVRSAFIKSTTRPHYYPGARPIWLKGVVDNETNRLLGVQAVGAEILPRIDTAAAMLTAGFTTKDAFFTDLAYAPPFAPVWDPLIVLQRVLKF
- a CDS encoding pyridoxal phosphate-dependent aminotransferase, with translation MALSDRLELVNPSEIRKLFDLAAGMEGLISLGIGEPDFDTPGNIKEYAKESLDRGMTHYGPNAGLPMLREAVARKFKNQNGIEADPKTEVMILTGANQAFLMGLATFLKDNEEVLIPSPAFVTYAPAVVLAGGKPVEVPTYEENEFRLSVDDLEKHVTEKTRALIINTPNNPTGSVLTKKDVEEIADFAVEHDLIIFSDEVYEHFVYDGVKNHSIASLDGMFERTITVNGFSKTFAMTGWRLGFVAAPAWIIEKMTRFQMYNSTCPVTFVQYAAAKALEDPRSWKAVEEMRNEYNRRRNLVWRRLNEMGLPTVKPKGAFYIFPRIKDTGLTDHQFSELMLEGAKVAVVPGSAFGKAGEGYIRISYATAYEKLEEAMDRMEKVLKEKKLV